One part of the Nitrospinota bacterium genome encodes these proteins:
- a CDS encoding zf-TFIIB domain-containing protein, producing MDKQISKEDEFFAKQEFERRRKHEEASRLAMAAEEKKRLKDLHFMNCPKCGMKLIEIEYKNIKIDKCSHCEGVWLDVGELDEIVKDKGGKFTTLLKVFNI from the coding sequence ATGGATAAGCAGATTTCCAAGGAAGACGAGTTTTTCGCCAAGCAGGAGTTTGAAAGAAGGCGCAAGCATGAAGAAGCGTCTCGCCTGGCCATGGCGGCGGAGGAGAAGAAAAGGCTCAAAGACCTGCATTTCATGAACTGCCCCAAATGCGGCATGAAGCTCATCGAGATCGAATACAAGAACATCAAGATAGACAAGTGCTCCCACTGCGAAGGTGTATGGCTGGACGTGGGCGAACTGGACGAGATCGTCAAGGACAAAGGGGGCAAATTCACCACGTTGCTGAAGGTCTTCAATATCTAG
- a CDS encoding type II toxin-antitoxin system HicA family toxin: protein MSKTFSGKELVKALRRIGYYVDHQHGSHIFMHNLEKRISVIVPAHREVKKGTLNNIIKKAGITIDELKKLV, encoded by the coding sequence TTGAGCAAGACCTTCTCCGGAAAAGAGCTGGTAAAAGCTTTACGCAGGATCGGTTATTATGTGGACCACCAGCATGGCAGTCACATTTTCATGCACAATCTGGAAAAAAGAATATCTGTGATCGTCCCGGCGCACAGGGAAGTCAAAAAAGGGACGCTGAACAACATTATTAAAAAAGCCGGCATAACGATTGATGAGTTAAAGAAGCTGGTCTGA
- a CDS encoding type II toxin-antitoxin system HicB family antitoxin, with protein MHFNVILETAEEGGFNVTVPALDGCFTQGDTEEEAIENAKEAIRCYLEGLSKLNQIKTSPGSIVEEVEVTL; from the coding sequence ATGCATTTCAACGTGATTCTCGAAACAGCCGAAGAGGGTGGATTTAATGTGACAGTTCCGGCCCTTGATGGCTGTTTCACCCAGGGGGACACGGAAGAAGAAGCCATCGAAAACGCAAAAGAGGCCATCCGTTGTTATCTCGAAGGTCTCTCAAAACTTAACCAGATAAAGACCTCGCCCGGCTCCATTGTTGAGGAGGTGGAGGTCACTCTTTGA
- a CDS encoding sulfur reduction protein DsrJ: MSKTSGVIAVAVLMAVLGFPFIYNAASVGLFTGAAAAPSLTIKKDGKKCVKDPEWMRHNHMKFLLHTREEAVREGIREEGHGIAGCRSCHPNRAEFCDKCHGYVGVKPECWNCHYYPATAGAEAKDERG, from the coding sequence TTGTCCAAAACTTCCGGAGTCATCGCCGTCGCCGTGCTCATGGCGGTACTTGGCTTTCCGTTTATATATAACGCGGCGAGCGTGGGGCTTTTCACCGGCGCGGCGGCCGCCCCGTCGCTCACAATCAAAAAAGACGGCAAAAAGTGCGTGAAAGACCCGGAATGGATGCGCCACAACCACATGAAGTTCCTTCTCCACACCCGTGAAGAGGCTGTGCGCGAGGGGATCCGTGAAGAGGGGCATGGCATCGCCGGTTGCCGGTCGTGCCATCCGAACAGGGCGGAATTTTGCGATAAATGCCATGGATATGTGGGGGTGAAGCCGGAATGCTGGAATTGCCATTACTACCCCGCCACGGCGGGCGCGGAGGCCAAAGATGAGCGTGGATAG
- a CDS encoding 4Fe-4S dicluster domain-containing protein, with protein sequence MSVDRRDFLKIGAVMAAGTIAPAISGAAGQDEEGASSKNLWGMVIDINKCDPECTACYDACRKENNVPHFPEPELDIHWIRKIKFKQRGVPNAEERSMPAMCFHCEHPPCAHVCPVAATFKRADGIVLIDKHRCIGCRYCMVACPYKARSFVSKHVEHQPGENPESPIRMHGVVEKCDLCVHRIDQGKQPACVEACKKTGGGGMVFGDLNDPKSEVSGIVRSSRATQIRADLGLNPRVFYLGV encoded by the coding sequence ATGAGCGTGGATAGACGTGATTTTCTGAAAATAGGCGCCGTGATGGCGGCGGGGACAATCGCCCCGGCCATATCCGGCGCGGCGGGACAGGATGAAGAAGGCGCCTCCTCGAAAAACCTGTGGGGGATGGTAATAGACATCAACAAGTGCGACCCGGAATGCACAGCCTGTTACGACGCCTGCCGGAAAGAAAACAACGTCCCCCATTTCCCGGAGCCGGAGCTGGACATCCACTGGATACGGAAAATAAAGTTCAAGCAGCGCGGCGTGCCCAACGCGGAGGAGCGCTCCATGCCGGCAATGTGTTTCCATTGCGAGCATCCCCCTTGCGCCCATGTCTGCCCCGTGGCCGCCACCTTCAAACGGGCGGACGGCATCGTGCTCATAGACAAGCACCGGTGCATCGGATGCCGTTACTGCATGGTGGCCTGCCCGTACAAGGCCCGTTCGTTCGTTTCAAAACATGTGGAGCATCAGCCGGGGGAGAACCCGGAATCGCCGATCCGCATGCACGGGGTGGTGGAAAAATGCGATCTGTGCGTCCACAGGATAGACCAGGGCAAACAGCCTGCCTGCGTGGAGGCATGCAAAAAAACGGGCGGCGGCGGCATGGTGTTCGGCGACCTGAACGACCCGAAAAGCGAGGTGAGCGGTATTGTGCGCTCAAGCCGCGCCACGCAGATACGGGCGGACCTGGGGCTAAACCCCCGCGTTTTCTATCTTGGAGTGTAG